The genomic segment ATGTTAAAGAAGCCGCGACGGTTATGGATTGGAATCTTCTGCACGGACATAAAGAAAAAATTATTGCCGCGGTGGCGGAAGGGGCCATTCTGGGTCAGTATCAATACACGCCATATAAGACTGTCGGCCGTGATGAACTCAAAGATATGCGGTTGCTGGAAATTGTGGCGGCATCGAGGGATTATTCAGTGGTCCTGGATGAAGTCAAAAAAACGAACATCATTACCAATGCGGTTTATTTCGCCCGTGATCTCATTTCGGCGCCGGCCAATGAGATGACGCCTTCGATTATGGCTGAACATGCCATGAAAATTGCAAAAAGAAAAAATGTCTCATGCCGTGTGCTGGATAAAGGGAAAATGAAAGTATTGGGGATGAATGCTCTGCTGGGTGTGGCGGCAGGCAGCCACCAACCGCCAAAACTCATCATATTGGAATACACCGGCGGAAAAAAAGGCGATGCGCCGATTGTTCTTGTCGGTAAAGGTCTGACTTTCGACAGCGGCGGTATTTCCATAAAGCCTGCGGAAAAAATGGATGAAATGAAAACAGACATGTCCGGCGGCGCAGCGGTTATGGCAACAATCATGGCAGTGGCCGATCTCAAATTACCAATCAACATTGTAGGCATTGTGCCGGCAACGGAAAACATGTCCGGCGGCGGCGCCTTGAAACCGGGAGATATCTTAAGATCGTACTCCGGTCAGACAATTGAAGTTTTAAACACGGACGCCGAGGGACGTTTGATTCTGGCAGATGCCCTGTTCTATGCATCCAAGTATAAACCGGCGGCTATTATTGACATTGCTACCCTGACCGGCGGATGTGTTGTGGCGCTGGGTGAAGATGTGATCGGTATGCTCGGAACTGATGATCAGATCAAAAAAGAACTCAATCAGGCGGCGAAGATGACCGGTGAACTGGTCTGGGAACTGCCCCTCTGGGACAGCTATTCCGAATTGATTAATAGCGATATCGCCGATTATAAAAACAGCGCCGGGCGTCTGGCAAGCCCGATCACGGCAGCGGCATTCCTTAGCAAATTTGTCGGAGGCTGTCCCTGGGTGCATCTGGATATAGCGGGGCCTGCCTGGACAAGCAAGGATAAAGCCTATATTCCCAAAGGCGCGTCGGGCGTGACAGTCCGACTGCTTTGTGAATATTTGCAGAATATTGTAAAAAAATAGCTATGAATTCTCTTCTGGAAATTAA from the Deltaproteobacteria bacterium HGW-Deltaproteobacteria-6 genome contains:
- a CDS encoding leucyl aminopeptidase; protein product: MNITVKKGNIADSKTQAIILALCEDEKKLSGDAAHIDQKSGGMLSDILKSGDFSAKTSQISVIYTRNSISAKRIALVGLGRKSELTLEKIRNAFARVMQNLRGLNVKEAATVMDWNLLHGHKEKIIAAVAEGAILGQYQYTPYKTVGRDELKDMRLLEIVAASRDYSVVLDEVKKTNIITNAVYFARDLISAPANEMTPSIMAEHAMKIAKRKNVSCRVLDKGKMKVLGMNALLGVAAGSHQPPKLIILEYTGGKKGDAPIVLVGKGLTFDSGGISIKPAEKMDEMKTDMSGGAAVMATIMAVADLKLPINIVGIVPATENMSGGGALKPGDILRSYSGQTIEVLNTDAEGRLILADALFYASKYKPAAIIDIATLTGGCVVALGEDVIGMLGTDDQIKKELNQAAKMTGELVWELPLWDSYSELINSDIADYKNSAGRLASPITAAAFLSKFVGGCPWVHLDIAGPAWTSKDKAYIPKGASGVTVRLLCEYLQNIVKK